Proteins encoded in a region of the Candidatus Aminicenantes bacterium genome:
- a CDS encoding ATP-binding protein: protein MANETILIVEDEGIIAAQLQNTLTGLGYTVHGPVNSGEAAIAAIKAQPPDLVLMDIKLAGALDGISAAGRIKSSTDIPIVYLTGYAHDLLFQQAKATAPYGYLVKPVNDRELAMTLEMALYRHSLDRRFRESEERFRELFNHMNSGVVIYEAIENGGDFIFRDCNPAMEEIEKVSRKDILGKRVSEVFPGVEAFGVFAVFQRVWQTGKSEYFPENIYKDERDPGSWRESWVFKLPTGEIIAVYNDISERKQAESQREAALEALRRTEENFRRSLDESPLGVRIVTAAGETIYANRVLLDFYGYESIAELNQIPLRKRYIPKSYGEYKKRRKIRESGKFGPGEYEISIVRKNGEVRDLQVFRKAILWNGEKQFQVLYRDISESKHWLEKFRKFEKTIHGQKMLLDQQSSSVEELIERLTRSREELGASYRELKAKKDALVRSEKLAFTGRIAAGIAHEIRKPLTNIILSIRQLKKDEKTTPEIVNFINIMERNTNRIDYLIAELLNCARPIKLNLRPWDIHLLIKDILNVHKVRLKTQKIKVMLNLATRPSILPFDKEQLGRVFLNLIANAIEAMRKDGKLSISTKREKKKFIIKIQDNGSGIPAKNLIKVFDPFFSTKKGGSGLGLSTCQNIVASHGGLIEVESAWRKGSVFSVSLPSEPKPPVRKENREGES, encoded by the coding sequence ATGGCCAATGAAACGATCCTGATCGTCGAAGATGAAGGGATCATTGCCGCGCAACTGCAAAACACGCTGACCGGCCTGGGCTACACGGTGCACGGGCCGGTGAACTCAGGCGAAGCGGCGATCGCGGCCATCAAGGCACAGCCGCCCGACCTGGTTTTGATGGACATCAAGCTGGCCGGGGCGCTGGACGGCATCAGCGCCGCCGGGCGCATCAAGTCCAGCACGGATATTCCCATCGTTTACCTGACCGGCTACGCGCATGACCTCCTGTTCCAGCAGGCCAAGGCCACCGCGCCCTACGGTTACCTGGTCAAGCCGGTGAATGATCGGGAACTGGCGATGACACTCGAGATGGCGCTTTACCGGCACTCGCTCGACCGGCGGTTCAGAGAGAGCGAGGAGCGGTTTCGGGAGCTCTTCAATCATATGAACAGCGGAGTGGTTATATATGAGGCCATCGAAAACGGCGGGGATTTCATATTCAGGGATTGCAATCCCGCTATGGAGGAGATAGAGAAAGTCAGCAGGAAGGACATCCTCGGCAAGCGTGTTTCCGAGGTATTTCCCGGGGTGGAAGCGTTTGGAGTCTTTGCGGTATTCCAGAGAGTGTGGCAAACCGGAAAATCGGAGTATTTCCCCGAAAACATCTACAAAGATGAGCGGGATCCCGGAAGTTGGCGAGAGAGCTGGGTTTTTAAATTGCCCACTGGTGAAATAATCGCTGTCTACAATGACATCAGCGAGCGCAAGCAGGCGGAATCCCAAAGGGAGGCTGCACTCGAGGCGCTGCGCCGGACGGAAGAAAATTTCCGCCGCTCGCTCGATGAATCGCCATTGGGGGTGCGCATCGTGACCGCCGCAGGCGAAACCATTTATGCCAACCGGGTGCTTTTGGATTTTTATGGCTACGAAAGTATTGCCGAATTAAACCAAATACCCCTCAGGAAGCGCTACATCCCCAAGAGCTATGGCGAATACAAAAAAAGGAGAAAAATCCGGGAGAGCGGCAAGTTCGGTCCCGGCGAATATGAAATCAGCATTGTCAGAAAGAACGGCGAAGTCCGTGATCTGCAAGTCTTCCGCAAGGCCATCCTTTGGAACGGCGAAAAACAGTTCCAGGTGCTTTATCGCGACATCAGCGAGTCCAAGCACTGGCTGGAGAAATTCAGGAAATTCGAGAAAACGATCCATGGCCAAAAAATGCTTTTGGATCAGCAAAGTTCATCCGTTGAGGAGTTGATCGAACGCTTGACCCGCTCCCGGGAGGAGCTCGGGGCTTCTTACCGGGAATTGAAGGCGAAAAAAGACGCCCTGGTGCGTTCGGAGAAACTCGCTTTTACCGGCCGCATCGCCGCCGGCATCGCCCATGAAATCAGAAAACCCCTGACCAACATTATTTTGTCGATCCGCCAGCTCAAAAAAGATGAAAAGACGACGCCGGAGATCGTCAACTTCATCAATATCATGGAAAGAAATACGAACCGCATCGACTATTTAATTGCCGAACTCCTGAACTGCGCCCGCCCGATAAAGCTGAATCTCCGACCTTGGGATATCCATCTGCTCATCAAGGATATCTTGAACGTTCATAAAGTCCGGCTCAAAACGCAAAAAATTAAAGTGATGCTCAACCTGGCCACGCGTCCTTCCATTTTGCCCTTCGACAAGGAACAACTCGGCCGCGTTTTCCTGAACCTGATCGCCAACGCCATTGAAGCCATGCGCAAAGACGGCAAGCTGTCCATCAGCACCAAGAGGGAAAAGAAAAAATTCATCATAAAAATCCAGGATAACGGCAGCGGCATCCCAGCCAAGAATCTGATCAAGGTGTTTGACCCCTTCTTCAGCACCAAAAAAGGGGGCTCGGGTTTGGGATTGTCGACATGCCAAAATATTGTTGCCAGTCATGGTGGCCTGATCGAAGTGGAAAGCGCTTGGAGAAAGGGATCTGTTTTTTCTGTTTCTTTGCCCTCTGAACCGAAGCCGCCGGTTCGCAAGGAAAATAGGGAAGGAGAATCCTGA